The Daucus carota subsp. sativus chromosome 9, DH1 v3.0, whole genome shotgun sequence genome window below encodes:
- the LOC108202573 gene encoding uncharacterized protein LOC108202573, with the protein MRNHLHHHPSLSLTLLFSLSVAAGSLSNPNSKHSLRRFRPVSSATPSHLISLLGSPQQASSVNAYEARQLQSCFKFIVPFDPTRPGLDFGSGVDPVRRVLSGGGVESGLVEATRPGFGSGWPEMRREEENEAVWWPPEAVRELARIAVDSGGDVGAIQWALDPSIIPVPDIEGSKENRCELTRTPYGLQFISEDLNSYLEFLFNLIAVRGPDVGLNVSLNRYDFFHGHIFLASDSGRLGILFHAKEYPAFDKNTFPYNMGYCQAGSNVQYDESMNLRNILWLAPLPDTSTTAWLAPGVLVVLDARPDGIIYKDLIPRYAHYVRTLYEEDFGECVADVNYLNCGGATPEYKIFIC; encoded by the exons ATGAGAAATCATCTTCACCACCAcccatctctctccctcactctcctcttctctctctcCGTCGCCGCCGGCTCTCTCTCCAACCCCAACTCCAAACACTCTCTCCGTCGCTTCAGACCCGTCTCCTCCGCCACCCCTTCTCATCTCATCTCCCTCCTCGGCTCTCCTCAGCAAGCTTCCTCAGTCAACGCTTACGAAGCTCGCCAGCTCCAGTCTTGCTTCAAGTTCATTGTTCCCTttgacccgacccgacccggatTGGATTTTGGATCTGGGGTTGACCCCGTTCGGCGTGTGCTGAGTGGGGGAGGTGTGGAGAGTGGACTGGTCGAGGCGACCCGACCCGGGTTTGGGTCGGGTTGGCCGGAAATGAGGAGGGAGGAGGAGAATGAAGCTGTGTGGTGGCCACCGGAGGCGGTGAGGGAGCTTGCGAGAATTGCGGTTGATTCGGGCGGGGATGTGGGGGCTATACAGTGGGCCTTGGACCCAAGTATTATACCT GTACCTGATATTGAAGGATCAAAGGAAAACCGATGTGAGCTAACAAGAACCCCTTATGGACTGCAGTTTATAAGTGAG GATTTGAATTCATACCTAGAATTTTTATTCAATCTTATTGCTGTTCGAGGTCCTGATGTGGGGTTGAATGTATCACTTAATCGCTATGACTTCTTTCATGGTCACATTTTTCTTGCCTCTGATTCAGGGAGGCTTGGTATATT GTTTCATGCAAAAGAGTACCCAGCCTTTGACAAAAATACATTTCCCTACAATATGGGCTACTGTCAAGCAG GGTCAAATGTGCAGTACGATGAATCAATGAACCTTCGGAATATTTTGTGGCTGGCTCCATTGCCTGATACATCCACTACAGCTTGGTTGGCACCTG gaGTCCTGGTAGTCTTGGATGCACGTCCAGATGGTATCATTTATAAAGATCTCATCCCTAGATATGCTCATTACGTAAGGACCTTATATGAAG AGGATTTTGGAGAATGTGTAGCTGATGTCAACTACCTGAATTGTGGAGGCGCAACGCCA